From a single Miscanthus floridulus cultivar M001 chromosome 8, ASM1932011v1, whole genome shotgun sequence genomic region:
- the LOC136473497 gene encoding auxin-induced in root cultures protein 12-like has protein sequence MASATVHQLVVLLLALALPAAMSACTSEVFPSGKTYVTCQDLLQLGAALHWTYYDDASGPSLSLAFVAVPAAPGGWVAWGINPTGDNGMVGTQALLAFVAGGASSSASTPTVRTYNITSYYAVGAASTPIAFPADGLAADVGSGGRIRLYATLQLGKGMEVVNQVWQVGSSVTRGAPDVHAMAPENLAAMGELVLTVGAAASPPAHAGGPSSDRSSSWPPSGRQVPRAAGTHRVSPTAHVVLALLGFWAMVG, from the coding sequence ATGGCTTCGGCGACGGTGCACCAGCTCGTGGTGCTCCTGCTCGCTCTGGCCTTGCCGGCCGCCATGTCCGCGTGCACCAGTGAGGTCTTCCCATCAGGGAAGACCTACGTGACGTGCCAGGACCTCCTACAGCTCGGCGCGGCGCTGCACTGGACCTACTACGACGACGCGTCCGGGCCGTCGCTGTCGCTGGCGTTCGTGGCCGTGCCGGCAGCGCCCGGCGGGTGGGTGGCCTGGGGCATCAACCCCACTGGCGACAACGGCATGGTGGGCACGCAGGCGCTGCTGGCGTTCGTCGCTGGCGGCGCCTCCTCGTCCGCGTCCACGCCCACCGTCAGAACCTACAACATCACCAGCTACTACGCGGTCGGCGCCGCCTCGACGCCCATCGCGTTCCCCGCCGACGGCCTCGCCGCCGACGTGGGCAGCGGCGGGAGGATCCGGCTGTACGCCACGCTGCAGCTGGGCAAGGGGATGGAGGTGGTGAACCAGGTGTGGCAGGTCGGGTCCTCCGTCACCAGAGGAGCGCCCGATGTGCACGCCATGGCCCCCGAAAACCTGGCTGCCATGGGCGAGCTCGTACTCACTGTCGGGGCTGCCGCAAGCCCTCCAGCTCACGCCGGCGGCCCGTCCAGCGACAGGTCGTCTTCTTGGCCGCCGTCAGGCAGGCAGGTCCCACGGGCGGCAGGCACGCACAGGGTCTCCCCGACGGCACACGTTGTACTGGCATTGCTGGGTTTCTGGGCGATGGTAGGATAG